The Amblyomma americanum isolate KBUSLIRL-KWMA chromosome 6, ASM5285725v1, whole genome shotgun sequence genome has a window encoding:
- the p24-1 gene encoding transmembrane emp24 domain-containing protein isoform X2 has translation MRALLHTRTSQMCSMRMLIAFVAVVQTAFGVELTFELPDNSKQCFHEDIEANKQTTVEFQVVTGGHYDVDMTLKGPNDETLYQGVKKQFDTVKITPKTTGTYTACFSNEFSTFSHKLVYMNFQVGEEKPLPGLGEHYTAMTKMESSSDSVHNNLNTIVDYQTHHRLREAQGRKRAEDLNARVLYWSIGETLAILVIFVGQVFVLKGFFTERKTIVST, from the exons ATGCGTGCCCTTCTCCACACCCGGACCTCTCAAATGTGCTCCATGCGTATGCTTATAGCTTTTGTGGCCGTCGTGCAGACTGCATTTGGTGTGGAGCTGACTTTCGAGCTCCCGGACAACTCGAAACAGTGCTTTCACGAGGACATCGAGGCTAACAAACAGACTACGGTGGAATTCCAG GTGGTGACGGGCGGCCACTACGATGTGGACATGACGCTGAAGGGGCCGAATGACGAGACGCTGTACCAGGGCGTGAAGAAGCAGTTCGACACGGTCAAGATCACGCCCAAGACGACGGGCACGTACACGGCCTGCTTCTCGAACGAGTTCTCCACCTTCTCGCACAAGCTGGTCTACATGAACTTCCAGGTGGGCGAGGAGAAGCCCCTGCCTGGCCTCGGCGAGCACTACACGGCCATGACCAAG ATGGAGTCCTCTTCCGACTCAGTGCACAACAACCTGAATACGATCGTGGACTACCAGACGCACCACCGGCTGCGCGAGGCGCAGGGCCGCAAGAGGGCCGAGGACCTGAACGCGCGGGTGCTGTACTGGTCGATCGGCGAGACGCTGGCCATCCTCGTCATCTTCGTCGGCCAAGTCTTCGTGCTCAAGGGCTTCTTCACCGAGCGCAAGACCATCGTCTCCACGTAA
- the p24-1 gene encoding transmembrane emp24 domain-containing protein isoform X1: MRRLRTRSLAWKPVTGLRNAAAKECRVVTGGHYDVDMTLKGPNDETLYQGVKKQFDTVKITPKTTGTYTACFSNEFSTFSHKLVYMNFQVGEEKPLPGLGEHYTAMTKMESSSDSVHNNLNTIVDYQTHHRLREAQGRKRAEDLNARVLYWSIGETLAILVIFVGQVFVLKGFFTERKTIVST, from the exons ATGCGGCGGCTTAGGACGCGTTCTCTCGCATGGAAGCCCGTCACCGGTTTGCGGAACGCTGCGGCCAAGGAATGCCGT GTGGTGACGGGCGGCCACTACGATGTGGACATGACGCTGAAGGGGCCGAATGACGAGACGCTGTACCAGGGCGTGAAGAAGCAGTTCGACACGGTCAAGATCACGCCCAAGACGACGGGCACGTACACGGCCTGCTTCTCGAACGAGTTCTCCACCTTCTCGCACAAGCTGGTCTACATGAACTTCCAGGTGGGCGAGGAGAAGCCCCTGCCTGGCCTCGGCGAGCACTACACGGCCATGACCAAG ATGGAGTCCTCTTCCGACTCAGTGCACAACAACCTGAATACGATCGTGGACTACCAGACGCACCACCGGCTGCGCGAGGCGCAGGGCCGCAAGAGGGCCGAGGACCTGAACGCGCGGGTGCTGTACTGGTCGATCGGCGAGACGCTGGCCATCCTCGTCATCTTCGTCGGCCAAGTCTTCGTGCTCAAGGGCTTCTTCACCGAGCGCAAGACCATCGTCTCCACGTAA